The genomic DNA TTGTAATTCAATCCACATCCCCGATTTCTAATATAATTAATCTCATCAATGCTAAGGTTAATCAAAGAAGTCGGGGATCTAAATTTTATGATTACTTTGCCAATAATGTTTTGAGATTAATTCAGAAAGCCCTATATAAAGATGCGTCTACAATTTGAATTTCACTAAGTTGATTAATGACCACATCTGCACCTTGAACATGATCTAAATTATCATTCCAGGTAATTCCTATTGTACCAGCCGCTTTAGCATTACGCGCCATTTGCATATCACCAATAGAATCACCTACCATCAAAGTAGCTCCTGCTTGTACTCCTAATGCTTGACAAGCTTGAAAGAACAAAATAGCATCTGGTTTACTTGGACCTTCATCAACTCCCATTTCTAATTGTAGGTAGTCTCTTAAATGATGAGTCATCACAAATTGCTGTACATCTCTAGTTGTTGCGGCTGAGAGGATACCTAGTTTTAATCCTGCTGATGATAGTGTTCTGAAAACATCTAAGACTCCAGGAAAAAGAGGTGAAAGACTACTGCTTAGATATTGATCCGCTTCTGCTAAGGCTTGACGAGCAATTGTTAATGATTCAAACCAGTTTCTACCTGTTTCGGCGATGTATGCAGCAGCAGCGACTTCTGTTTCTTTACGACTAGCTACAGACATCAATCCGGCTGGATCTAATTTGTCACCGTTAATACCATAGGCCATTAATAAAGGTTCGCCAATACCGGGTATTTGTGCATCTATGATTCTAGCTGCTTTTTGTCCTAGCGATCGCAAGTAAGT from Okeanomitos corallinicola TIOX110 includes the following:
- a CDS encoding HAD family hydrolase, with the protein product MVTIKCKDISFSDIQAILFDKNGTLEDSETYLRSLGQKAARIIDAQIPGIGEPLLMAYGINGDKLDPAGLMSVASRKETEVAAAAYIAETGRNWFESLTIARQALAEADQYLSSSLSPLFPGVLDVFRTLSSAGLKLGILSAATTRDVQQFVMTHHLRDYLQLEMGVDEGPSKPDAILFFQACQALGVQAGATLMVGDSIGDMQMARNAKAAGTIGITWNDNLDHVQGADVVINQLSEIQIVDASLYRAF